In a single window of the Rhizobium tropici CIAT 899 genome:
- a CDS encoding sugar phosphate isomerase/epimerase family protein: protein MPLTLSLNTNPLVNRFAEPADLIETVARDLRIRDLQLTHEFINPSWQAPVIRRLTRDMQAALKRTGVRVTSGMTGPYGRLNHFGHPDKDVRRYYIDWFKTFADITADLGGHSVGTQFAIFTYKDYDDPVRREELIEIAIDCWGEVAEHAQAAGLSYIFWEPMSIGREFGETIEACLSLQDRLIKAPFAIPMWMMADIDHGDVTSSNPDDYDPYAWARTVPKVSPIIHIKQSLMDKGGHRPFTAEFNAKGRIQPEPLLKAFAEGGAKDNEICLELSFKEREPNDRQVIAQIAESVAFWAPHIDTGAGDLHI from the coding sequence ATGCCCTTGACGCTTTCACTCAACACCAACCCGCTTGTCAATCGCTTTGCCGAGCCGGCCGATCTGATCGAGACCGTTGCGCGCGATCTGCGCATCCGCGATCTGCAGTTGACGCACGAATTCATCAATCCGAGCTGGCAGGCACCGGTCATTCGCCGGCTGACGCGCGACATGCAGGCAGCCCTGAAACGCACCGGCGTTCGCGTAACCTCAGGCATGACCGGTCCCTATGGCCGTCTCAATCATTTCGGCCACCCGGACAAGGATGTGCGTCGCTATTATATTGACTGGTTCAAGACCTTTGCCGATATCACCGCCGATCTCGGCGGTCATTCGGTCGGCACACAGTTCGCGATCTTCACCTACAAGGACTACGACGATCCGGTCCGGCGTGAGGAGTTGATCGAGATCGCGATCGACTGCTGGGGCGAGGTGGCCGAACATGCCCAGGCTGCCGGTCTCTCCTACATCTTCTGGGAGCCGATGAGCATCGGTCGCGAATTCGGCGAGACGATCGAGGCCTGCCTTTCCCTGCAGGACAGGCTAATCAAGGCGCCGTTCGCCATTCCGATGTGGATGATGGCCGATATCGATCATGGCGACGTCACGTCGTCCAATCCCGATGATTACGACCCCTATGCCTGGGCGCGTACCGTGCCGAAAGTGTCTCCGATCATTCACATCAAGCAGAGCCTGATGGACAAAGGCGGACATCGCCCCTTCACGGCGGAGTTCAATGCCAAGGGCCGGATTCAGCCCGAACCTTTGCTCAAGGCTTTCGCGGAAGGCGGTGCCAAGGACAATGAAATCTGCCTGGAATTGTCGTTCAAGGAGCGCGAGCCCAACGATCGCCAGGTCATCGCGCAGATTGCCGAAAGTGTCGCCTTCTGGGCGCCTCATATCGACACGGGCGCTGGTGACTTGCATATCTAG
- a CDS encoding glycerol-3-phosphate dehydrogenase: MMEPEIFDLFVIGGGINGAGIARDAAGRGLSVIMCEKGDLAEGTSSRSGKLVHGGLRYLEYYEFRLVREALIEREVLLNSASHIIWPMRFVLPHSPTDRPAWLVRLGLFLYDHLGGRKKLPGTRSLDLHRDPEGAPILDQYSKGFEYSDCWVDDARLVVLNALDASAKGARILTRTACVSARREQGNWLIQMRSERSGEVRTVRARVLVNAAGPWVNDIIGRVVGSNSQRSVRLVKGSHIIVPKFWAGQQAYLVQNHDKRVIFINPYEGDKALIGTTDIPYEGKPEDVKADEKEIDYLVTAVNRYFKEKLRRSDVLESFSGVRPLFDDGKGNPSAVTRDYVFDLDETGGAPLLSVFGGKITTFRKLSEHAMQRLAKFFPKMGGDWTRSAVLPGGEIPDADYVAFADTLRAAYPWMPRALVNHYGHLYGARTKQIVGNAASLAELGRHFGGNLYEAEVRYLVACEWAQAAEDVLVRRTKEGLRMTAEEKAAFAAWFDAELALAA; encoded by the coding sequence ATGATGGAACCGGAAATCTTTGATCTTTTCGTGATCGGCGGAGGCATCAATGGTGCCGGCATTGCGCGCGATGCAGCAGGCCGCGGCCTTTCGGTTATCATGTGCGAAAAGGGTGATCTCGCGGAGGGGACGTCTTCGCGCTCCGGTAAGCTCGTGCATGGCGGCCTGCGTTACCTTGAATATTATGAATTCCGCCTGGTGCGCGAGGCACTGATCGAACGTGAGGTGCTGTTGAACTCGGCCAGCCACATCATCTGGCCGATGCGCTTCGTGCTGCCGCACAGCCCGACGGATCGTCCCGCATGGTTGGTGCGTCTCGGCCTGTTCCTCTACGATCATCTCGGCGGCCGCAAGAAGCTGCCGGGCACCCGCTCGCTCGATCTGCACCGTGACCCGGAAGGAGCGCCGATCCTGGATCAATATTCGAAGGGCTTTGAATATTCCGACTGTTGGGTTGATGACGCCCGGCTCGTTGTTCTCAACGCTCTCGACGCTTCCGCCAAGGGCGCGCGGATCTTGACGCGCACGGCTTGCGTCAGCGCCCGGCGCGAACAGGGTAATTGGCTCATTCAGATGCGCAGCGAGCGCTCCGGCGAGGTGCGGACGGTGCGCGCCCGCGTGCTGGTCAATGCCGCCGGTCCCTGGGTCAACGACATTATTGGCCGTGTCGTCGGCTCGAACAGCCAGCGCAGCGTCCGGCTCGTCAAGGGCAGCCACATCATCGTTCCGAAATTCTGGGCCGGCCAGCAGGCCTATCTCGTCCAGAACCACGACAAGCGCGTGATCTTCATCAACCCTTACGAAGGCGACAAGGCGCTGATCGGCACGACCGACATTCCCTACGAGGGCAAGCCGGAGGACGTGAAGGCCGACGAGAAGGAAATCGATTACCTCGTCACGGCGGTCAATCGCTACTTCAAGGAGAAGCTGCGCCGCTCCGACGTTCTGGAAAGCTTCTCCGGTGTGCGGCCGCTGTTCGACGACGGCAAGGGCAACCCGTCTGCTGTCACGCGCGACTATGTCTTCGATCTTGACGAGACCGGCGGCGCGCCGCTCCTGAGCGTCTTCGGCGGCAAGATCACGACCTTCCGCAAGCTCTCCGAGCACGCGATGCAGCGGCTTGCGAAATTCTTCCCGAAGATGGGTGGCGACTGGACGCGGAGTGCTGTTCTGCCGGGCGGCGAAATCCCCGATGCCGATTATGTCGCCTTTGCCGATACGCTGCGTGCGGCCTATCCCTGGATGCCGCGTGCGCTCGTCAATCACTACGGCCATCTCTATGGCGCCCGCACGAAGCAGATCGTTGGCAATGCCGCGTCGCTTGCTGAGCTCGGCCGCCATTTCGGCGGCAATCTCTATGAAGCTGAGGTTCGCTATCTCGTGGCTTGCGAATGGGCGCAGGCGGCCGAAGACGTGCTCGTGCGTCGCACCAAGGAAGGGCTGCGCATGACGGCTGAAGAGAAAGCAGCTTTTGCCGCCTGGTTCGACGCCGAACTGGCGCTGGCCGCCTGA
- a CDS encoding DeoR/GlpR family DNA-binding transcription regulator — MKREERQQSIINLLVEHKTVDLDDLADRFVVSKMTIHRDLDDLEQAGVLRKVRGGATIDAGTQFESDFRFRERQGHDEKLAMARTALELVEPGMTVMINDGSMAAVLGEMLLQKRPLTLITNNAAIIDRMKNESGITLIALGGIYSAKFNAFLGVVTEEALSRLRADIAFLSTPAVSGKLAYHMDDNVVRTKRAMIASAAKNCLLVSHQRIGHTALHVMADLTDFDAVITDRAPDADILEQFRRDGIALTIASNQDMT, encoded by the coding sequence GTGAAACGCGAAGAGCGCCAGCAATCGATCATCAATCTGCTCGTCGAGCACAAGACCGTCGATCTCGACGATCTCGCTGACCGCTTCGTCGTGTCCAAGATGACGATCCATCGCGATCTCGATGATCTCGAACAGGCCGGCGTGCTGCGCAAGGTCCGGGGCGGCGCGACCATCGATGCCGGCACCCAGTTCGAAAGTGATTTCCGGTTCCGCGAGCGCCAGGGTCATGACGAGAAGCTCGCCATGGCGCGCACGGCGCTGGAACTGGTCGAGCCCGGCATGACCGTAATGATCAACGATGGGTCGATGGCGGCAGTTTTGGGCGAGATGCTGCTGCAGAAGCGGCCGTTGACGCTAATCACCAACAATGCCGCGATCATCGATCGGATGAAGAACGAAAGCGGCATCACCCTGATAGCGCTCGGCGGCATCTATTCCGCAAAGTTCAATGCTTTTCTGGGCGTCGTTACAGAGGAGGCATTGTCGCGGCTGCGGGCCGACATCGCCTTCTTGTCGACGCCAGCCGTTTCCGGCAAGCTCGCCTATCACATGGACGATAACGTCGTGCGCACCAAACGGGCGATGATCGCATCGGCGGCCAAGAACTGCTTGCTCGTCAGCCATCAGCGCATCGGCCATACCGCACTGCACGTAATGGCCGATCTGACTGATTTCGACGCCGTAATTACCGATCGCGCACCTGATGCCGACATCCTCGAGCAATTTCGCCGCGACGGCATCGCTCTTACCATCGCCTCGAACCAGGATATGACATGA
- a CDS encoding polysaccharide pyruvyl transferase family protein, giving the protein MTLPSNQQLIAKLDNMIHDCLKDYISNDEPLAILDFPDIRNCGDSAIWLGEMAYLNRRYGKRPAYVSRIDDFSPEQLDRTMPTGPIFIHGGGNFGDIWDAHQDFRERVLERFPNRQVIQFPQSIHYKSQARIEESARVIGRHKHFVLLVRDEESKEFAHKHFDCEVRLCPDMAFSIGPIRPEAPEFPVLAMLRSDLEKVGEANLSAYPDIPKEDWTTESAKRVRISKAIGAATALMALKPAEIRLRKLDAAAHNRLRRGIRQISRGQAIVTDRLHVHICSILLGRPHAVLDNSYGKIRRFMAAFSGGTDLAYRATSLDDGIAWARHQATQPLAPAA; this is encoded by the coding sequence ATGACATTACCATCAAATCAACAGCTGATCGCCAAACTGGACAACATGATCCACGATTGCCTGAAGGATTACATCAGCAATGATGAACCTCTGGCGATCCTCGACTTTCCCGACATCCGCAACTGCGGCGACTCCGCCATATGGCTCGGCGAAATGGCTTATCTCAACAGGCGATACGGCAAGCGGCCGGCCTATGTCTCGCGCATCGACGATTTCTCGCCCGAGCAGCTCGACCGCACCATGCCGACCGGCCCGATCTTCATTCATGGCGGCGGCAATTTCGGCGACATATGGGATGCGCATCAGGACTTCCGTGAACGGGTTCTGGAGCGATTTCCCAATCGGCAGGTAATCCAGTTCCCGCAATCCATCCATTACAAGTCGCAGGCACGCATTGAGGAAAGCGCCCGCGTCATCGGACGTCACAAGCATTTCGTACTGCTGGTGCGCGACGAGGAATCGAAAGAGTTTGCCCATAAGCATTTCGATTGCGAGGTGCGCCTTTGCCCGGACATGGCCTTCAGCATCGGCCCAATCCGGCCGGAGGCCCCGGAATTTCCCGTGCTTGCCATGTTGAGATCCGATCTTGAGAAGGTGGGCGAGGCGAATCTTTCCGCCTATCCCGATATCCCGAAAGAGGACTGGACGACCGAATCCGCCAAGCGTGTGCGCATCTCCAAGGCGATCGGCGCGGCAACGGCTCTCATGGCCCTCAAACCGGCGGAAATAAGGCTGCGCAAGCTCGACGCAGCGGCACATAATCGTCTGAGACGCGGCATACGCCAGATTTCCCGCGGCCAGGCGATCGTCACGGACCGTCTGCATGTCCATATCTGCTCGATCCTGCTTGGACGGCCGCATGCGGTGCTGGACAACAGCTATGGCAAGATACGCCGGTTCATGGCGGCATTCTCCGGCGGCACCGATCTTGCCTACCGCGCGACCTCGCTCGATGACGGTATCGCCTGGGCACGCCACCAGGCGACACAGCCATTGGCCCCCGCTGCCTGA
- a CDS encoding FGGY-family carbohydrate kinase has protein sequence MPKSDGIIIGIDAGTSVLKAVAFDLTGKQIASASARNRYRTGEDGSVTQSLGQTWTDCVSALRGLGEKVENLATRTAAIAVTGQGDGTWLVGPGDAPVDDAWLWLDARAASTVTRLSALEGNRARFEATGTGLNTCQQGAQLAHMDRFMPELLDRAETALHCKDWLYLNLTGIRATDPSEASFTFGNFRNRQYDLVVIDALGLARRRSLLPEIVDGTEISHPLTETAAKAAGLLAGTPVCLGYVDMVMTALGAGVRTGGQNAACSTIGSTGVHMRAKAVPDVQLNDEGTGYVIALPIPGIVTQVQTNMGATINIDWILKIAADLMSASGSEISYSDLIPRIDAWFAEARPTNLLYHPYISEAGERGPFVNAHARAGFTGLSTRHGFADMLRAVVEGLGMATRDCYAAMGDMPSELRITGGAARSRALRGSLSAAVKAPVRISDREEAGAAGVAMMAAVAIGAYRDMDSCIADWVTPLLGEAEAPDQENVERYDRLFDAYKDVRQAIAPAWDKLAQH, from the coding sequence ATGCCTAAGAGTGACGGGATCATCATCGGGATCGATGCGGGGACCTCTGTTTTGAAGGCGGTTGCCTTCGACTTAACCGGAAAGCAGATCGCTTCCGCTTCGGCGCGAAATCGCTACCGGACGGGTGAAGACGGATCGGTCACGCAGTCGCTCGGCCAGACCTGGACGGACTGTGTCAGCGCATTGCGCGGGCTTGGGGAGAAGGTCGAAAATCTTGCCACCAGGACGGCTGCGATCGCGGTTACGGGGCAGGGCGATGGCACCTGGCTTGTTGGTCCTGGCGATGCGCCCGTCGATGATGCCTGGCTTTGGCTTGATGCCCGCGCAGCATCGACGGTCACGCGGTTGAGCGCCCTGGAGGGTAACCGCGCCCGCTTCGAGGCGACCGGCACCGGTCTCAATACCTGCCAGCAGGGCGCGCAGCTCGCCCATATGGATCGCTTCATGCCTGAGCTTCTCGATCGAGCCGAGACGGCGCTGCATTGCAAGGACTGGCTCTATCTCAATCTGACAGGCATTCGCGCGACCGATCCATCCGAGGCAAGCTTCACTTTCGGCAATTTCCGCAATCGGCAATATGATCTTGTTGTCATCGATGCGCTCGGCCTTGCCCGCCGGCGCTCGCTTCTTCCCGAGATCGTCGATGGAACGGAGATCAGCCATCCCTTGACGGAAACAGCGGCAAAGGCCGCCGGTCTGCTGGCCGGAACGCCGGTATGTCTCGGCTATGTCGACATGGTGATGACCGCACTTGGCGCCGGAGTTCGCACCGGCGGCCAGAACGCGGCCTGCTCAACGATCGGATCGACGGGCGTACATATGCGCGCAAAAGCCGTGCCGGATGTCCAGCTCAATGACGAAGGGACTGGCTACGTGATCGCCCTGCCGATCCCTGGTATCGTCACGCAGGTCCAGACCAACATGGGTGCGACCATCAATATCGACTGGATTCTGAAGATTGCGGCAGATCTGATGTCCGCAAGCGGGAGCGAGATTTCCTATTCCGACCTCATTCCGCGTATCGACGCCTGGTTTGCCGAAGCGCGGCCGACGAATCTTCTCTATCATCCCTATATTTCCGAGGCCGGCGAGCGCGGTCCCTTCGTCAATGCCCATGCGCGTGCAGGCTTTACCGGCCTTTCGACGAGGCACGGCTTTGCCGACATGCTGAGGGCCGTCGTCGAAGGGCTCGGCATGGCAACGCGCGATTGTTATGCCGCCATGGGCGACATGCCTTCGGAGCTGCGCATCACGGGAGGAGCTGCCCGGTCGCGCGCACTGCGGGGGTCGCTGTCGGCCGCCGTCAAGGCGCCGGTGCGCATTTCCGATCGCGAGGAGGCGGGAGCCGCGGGTGTCGCGATGATGGCCGCTGTCGCGATCGGGGCTTATCGCGACATGGACAGTTGCATTGCCGACTGGGTCACACCGCTGCTCGGCGAAGCCGAAGCGCCGGATCAGGAAAACGTCGAGCGCTATGACCGCTTGTTCGACGCCTACAAGGACGTGCGCCAGGCGATTGCGCCCGCTTGGGACAAGCTGGCCCAGCACTAG
- a CDS encoding glycerophosphodiester phosphodiesterase family protein produces the protein MHNQTAASSSRRPADIYDLLSRANPGILTVAHRGLWSAAPENSLAAIRAAAELGVEFVEIDTQATADGHLVVIHDKTLDRTTSAGGVVGASSFATVRDARLRAGAGGEMTALTDERIPTLEEALEEARGRVFVNIDTKFPSELPQVIAAVRRLSAEDHVIIKSDVEPQSGSFPVLDADWFGSIPHMPMFRVRPGKFTDDLRMIEPLKAPMIEVKFTDIADLAAGREELERQNIRLWINTLDVSYNLDFNDSRALSDPEGVWGTLVDAGVGAIQTDTNVEFKQWLATRRGK, from the coding sequence ATGCACAATCAGACCGCCGCTTCTTCCTCACGCCGCCCAGCCGATATTTACGACCTTCTCTCGCGGGCCAATCCGGGTATTCTGACGGTCGCCCATCGTGGCCTCTGGTCGGCGGCACCGGAGAATTCGCTGGCGGCAATCCGCGCCGCAGCCGAGCTTGGCGTGGAATTCGTCGAAATCGACACGCAGGCGACTGCCGACGGCCATCTCGTCGTCATTCACGACAAGACGCTGGACCGCACCACTTCCGCCGGAGGTGTCGTCGGAGCAAGCAGCTTCGCCACGGTCCGTGATGCACGATTGCGTGCCGGCGCTGGCGGAGAGATGACGGCGCTGACGGATGAGCGTATTCCCACGCTCGAAGAGGCGCTGGAGGAGGCGCGCGGGCGCGTCTTCGTCAATATCGACACGAAATTTCCGAGTGAATTGCCGCAGGTCATTGCCGCGGTGCGTCGGCTGAGTGCCGAGGATCACGTCATTATCAAGTCGGATGTCGAGCCGCAAAGCGGCTCTTTCCCCGTGCTCGATGCCGATTGGTTCGGATCGATCCCGCATATGCCGATGTTTCGTGTCCGGCCCGGCAAGTTTACCGATGATCTTCGAATGATCGAACCGCTCAAGGCGCCGATGATCGAAGTGAAATTTACCGACATTGCCGATCTCGCAGCCGGGCGCGAGGAGCTGGAGCGCCAAAATATCCGGCTCTGGATCAATACGCTCGATGTCTCCTACAATCTCGACTTCAACGATAGCCGGGCGCTTAGCGACCCCGAAGGTGTATGGGGAACGCTTGTTGACGCCGGCGTCGGCGCCATCCAGACCGATACGAACGTCGAATTCAAGCAGTGGCTCGCGACCAGACGCGGCAAATAG
- a CDS encoding sugar-binding transcriptional regulator yields MTDADASLAVRAAWLHYAGGLTQSEVAKRLGVPSVKAHRLIARAVAEGVVKVTIDGDIVECVELESKLSARFGLQYCEVAPDLGEEGFEFRALGQAGAGFLRREIESGNNRVIGLGHGRTLSSAVHHLSRVSAKDLRFVSLLGGLTRNYAANPYDVMHRIAEKTGMQSHVMPVPFFANTREDRDVLLAQRGVKEVFDLANGADLKLVGLGTVDTDAQLVLSGMVEPKEIKEITAAGGVGEILGHFFDGDGNILETTLTSRTLSASLPRIKGERLVALSGGLPKVEAIRAVLKSRCLYGLITDEKTARALLKDEV; encoded by the coding sequence ATGACGGATGCGGATGCTTCGCTCGCCGTGCGGGCGGCATGGTTGCACTATGCAGGCGGGCTGACGCAGTCCGAAGTGGCGAAACGTCTCGGCGTTCCTTCGGTGAAGGCGCATAGGCTGATTGCGCGCGCGGTTGCCGAAGGCGTCGTCAAGGTGACGATCGATGGCGATATCGTCGAATGTGTCGAGTTGGAATCCAAACTTTCGGCTCGCTTCGGGCTGCAATATTGCGAAGTCGCACCCGATCTGGGCGAGGAAGGCTTCGAGTTTCGCGCACTCGGTCAGGCGGGAGCCGGCTTCCTGCGGCGCGAGATCGAGAGCGGCAACAATAGGGTGATCGGCCTCGGCCATGGCCGAACGCTCTCCTCCGCCGTCCATCATCTGTCGCGCGTCAGCGCCAAGGATTTACGTTTCGTCTCGCTGCTCGGCGGCCTGACGCGTAACTATGCAGCCAACCCCTATGACGTGATGCACCGCATAGCCGAAAAGACCGGCATGCAGTCGCATGTCATGCCAGTGCCCTTCTTCGCCAATACACGGGAAGACCGCGATGTGCTGCTTGCGCAGCGCGGCGTAAAGGAAGTCTTCGACCTTGCAAACGGTGCCGATCTCAAGCTCGTCGGTCTCGGCACCGTCGATACCGATGCCCAGCTCGTCTTGTCGGGCATGGTCGAGCCGAAGGAGATCAAGGAGATCACGGCGGCCGGGGGCGTCGGCGAAATTCTCGGCCATTTCTTCGATGGCGATGGCAATATACTTGAGACGACGCTGACCTCGCGCACATTGTCTGCCTCCCTGCCGCGCATCAAGGGCGAGCGGCTGGTCGCGCTCTCAGGCGGATTGCCGAAGGTCGAGGCCATCCGCGCCGTCCTCAAGAGCCGCTGTCTATACGGTCTGATAACGGATGAGAAAACGGCGCGGGCACTCCTAAAGGATGAGGTGTGA
- a CDS encoding lipopolysaccharide biosynthesis protein — protein MSSITGRLVKGSMWLSLSRTIVNGLATLSTFVLARYLAPADFGVVALGMTILMIVTTITELSLSEALIRHAAPDESHFSAAWTLNAARGLAICILFAIFAYPAAALFNEPRLAGVMFALGISMLLGGLTNPRRIMLQRDLIFWQEFVLAVSQKFAGFVASVAIAIIYQSYWALIVGTLISQATNVIVSYLVLPFRPRITFQHMREFFSFSAWLTAGQIVSTLNWRFDYLLVGKMLGGIQLGYYSVGSNLAMMPTREATAPLTQTIYPAFAGIHNDPGRLAAAYQRVQALVAAVALPAGIGVAVTADPLVRLALGDKWAPVIFIIQSLASVFALQTLGSLVQPLGMAKGETRVLFVRDTQMFCLRVPIMIGGLMLYGLPGVIAGRVFTGLFSTAVNMMLVRRFTGITVAKQLSVNLRALASVAIMAAGVSFASSHLAYTDDKFVLVTHLAILILLGGLLYCGSTLLLWTLMKRPAGPETEVRNILGKVLPRLRPA, from the coding sequence ATGAGCAGCATCACTGGACGGCTCGTCAAAGGAAGCATGTGGCTAAGCCTGTCCCGGACCATCGTGAACGGACTTGCAACGCTCAGCACCTTCGTATTGGCCCGCTATCTCGCGCCCGCCGATTTTGGCGTCGTCGCCCTTGGCATGACGATATTGATGATCGTCACGACCATTACCGAACTTTCCCTTTCGGAGGCGCTGATCCGTCATGCTGCACCGGACGAATCCCATTTCAGTGCCGCCTGGACCCTGAATGCCGCGCGCGGGCTGGCGATCTGCATCCTGTTTGCGATCTTTGCCTATCCGGCGGCGGCCCTTTTCAATGAGCCTAGACTGGCGGGCGTCATGTTCGCTCTCGGTATCAGCATGCTGCTTGGTGGTCTCACGAATCCGCGCCGCATCATGCTGCAGCGCGATCTGATCTTCTGGCAGGAGTTCGTGCTTGCGGTCTCGCAGAAATTCGCCGGCTTTGTCGCCTCGGTTGCGATCGCCATCATCTATCAAAGCTATTGGGCGCTGATCGTCGGCACGCTGATCAGCCAGGCGACGAATGTCATCGTCTCCTATCTCGTGCTGCCCTTCCGCCCCAGGATCACCTTCCAGCACATGCGGGAGTTCTTCTCCTTCTCCGCCTGGCTGACCGCCGGCCAGATCGTCAGCACGCTCAACTGGCGCTTCGACTATCTGCTTGTCGGCAAGATGCTCGGCGGCATCCAGCTCGGCTATTATTCGGTCGGCAGTAACCTCGCCATGATGCCGACGCGGGAGGCGACCGCTCCGCTCACGCAGACGATCTATCCGGCTTTTGCTGGTATTCATAACGATCCCGGCCGGTTAGCCGCCGCCTATCAACGCGTACAGGCGCTGGTCGCGGCAGTCGCCCTTCCAGCCGGAATCGGCGTTGCCGTGACTGCCGATCCGCTGGTCAGGCTGGCGCTCGGCGATAAATGGGCGCCCGTCATCTTCATCATCCAGTCGCTTGCTTCTGTCTTTGCGCTGCAGACGCTGGGCTCGCTCGTACAGCCGCTCGGCATGGCAAAGGGCGAGACGCGCGTGCTCTTCGTCCGGGACACGCAGATGTTCTGCCTGCGTGTCCCGATCATGATTGGCGGCCTGATGCTCTATGGGCTTCCGGGGGTCATTGCCGGCCGCGTCTTCACCGGCCTCTTCAGCACGGCCGTCAACATGATGCTCGTGCGACGCTTCACCGGCATCACCGTTGCAAAGCAATTGTCGGTGAACCTTCGGGCACTCGCGAGCGTCGCCATCATGGCGGCGGGCGTCTCTTTTGCCTCGAGCCATCTTGCCTACACGGACGACAAGTTCGTGCTCGTAACGCATCTCGCAATCCTGATCCTGCTCGGCGGCCTGCTCTATTGCGGTTCGACGCTCCTGCTGTGGACGCTGATGAAGCGGCCGGCCGGCCCGGAAACGGAGGTTCGAAACATACTCGGCAAGGTGCTGCCGAGACTTCGGCCTGCCTGA
- a CDS encoding RpiB/LacA/LacB family sugar-phosphate isomerase encodes MKLAIAGDSAGEGLAKVLADHLKERFEVSEVSRTDEGPDAFYADLADRVASGVIDGTYDKAILVCGTGIGVCISANKVPGIRAALTHDTYSAERAALSNNAQIITMGARVIGTELAKAIADAFLAQTFDENGRSAGNVKAINEVDAKYNAR; translated from the coding sequence ATGAAGCTTGCTATTGCTGGAGACAGCGCCGGTGAAGGCCTCGCCAAGGTTCTCGCCGATCATCTGAAGGAGCGTTTCGAGGTGAGCGAAGTGTCGCGCACTGACGAGGGGCCAGATGCGTTTTACGCCGACCTCGCCGACCGCGTCGCCTCCGGCGTCATCGACGGCACCTATGACAAGGCGATCCTTGTCTGCGGCACCGGCATCGGCGTCTGCATCTCGGCCAACAAGGTGCCGGGTATTCGCGCGGCGCTGACCCATGACACCTATTCGGCGGAGCGCGCGGCGCTCTCGAACAATGCCCAGATCATCACCATGGGTGCCCGCGTCATCGGCACTGAGCTCGCCAAGGCGATCGCTGATGCCTTCCTGGCGCAGACGTTTGACGAGAATGGCCGCTCGGCCGGCAACGTCAAGGCTATCAACGAGGTCGATGCGAAGTACAACGCCCGTTAA
- a CDS encoding triose-phosphate isomerase encodes MTEKPRYWIGTSWKMNKTLAEARAFADALRAADALRDPRIQRFVIPPFTAVREVKSILSESSVKVGAQNMHWADHGAWTGEISPLMLKDCNLDIVELGHSERREYFGETNETVGLKTEAAVRHGLIPLICIGETLADRESGRATEILSEQVVGALSKLSDAQKQADILLAYEPVWAIGEKGIPAEPSYADARQAEIIAVAQDVVGRKIPCLYGGSVNPQNCEELISCPHVDGLFIGRSAWNVEGYLDILAKCAAKL; translated from the coding sequence ATGACAGAGAAGCCACGCTATTGGATCGGCACCAGCTGGAAGATGAACAAGACGCTTGCCGAGGCCCGCGCCTTCGCTGACGCCTTGCGTGCCGCCGATGCTCTTCGGGATCCTCGCATCCAGCGCTTTGTCATTCCACCCTTCACAGCCGTGCGGGAAGTTAAGTCGATCCTCTCGGAAAGCTCCGTCAAGGTAGGCGCTCAGAACATGCATTGGGCCGACCACGGTGCGTGGACGGGGGAAATCTCGCCGTTGATGCTGAAGGATTGCAATCTCGATATCGTCGAGCTCGGCCATTCGGAGCGTCGCGAGTATTTTGGCGAGACCAACGAAACCGTCGGCCTCAAGACAGAGGCGGCCGTCCGTCATGGCTTGATACCGTTGATTTGCATCGGCGAAACGCTGGCCGATCGTGAAAGCGGCCGTGCAACGGAGATCCTCAGCGAGCAGGTCGTCGGCGCTCTGTCGAAGCTTTCGGATGCCCAAAAGCAGGCCGATATCCTGCTTGCCTACGAGCCTGTCTGGGCGATCGGGGAAAAGGGCATTCCAGCCGAGCCATCCTATGCCGACGCGCGCCAGGCGGAAATCATTGCGGTCGCGCAAGACGTGGTCGGTCGAAAGATTCCCTGCCTCTACGGCGGATCCGTCAATCCGCAAAACTGTGAAGAACTCATATCCTGCCCGCACGTAGACGGGCTCTTCATCGGCCGCTCGGCCTGGAACGTCGAGGGCTATCTCGACATTCTCGCCAAGTGCGCCGCCAAACTCTGA